From the Amycolatopsis thermoflava N1165 genome, one window contains:
- a CDS encoding class I SAM-dependent methyltransferase, translated as MTTCRLCGSTRLASVVDLGATPPCELFLTEVQLDESENTFPLHLRVCTDCWLAQIPPLITPEETFTEYAYFSSYSESWVDHAGRFVAGAVDRLGLDGGSFVVEVASNDGYLLKHVVAQGIRCLGVEPSVNVGQAARDAGVPTLTAFLGPETGAAVRAEHGPANLVVANNVYAHIPDVIGFTKGLRALVADDGWVSIEVQHLLTLIEKTQYDTIYHEHFQYYTVASAQRALASGGLSLVDVELLPTHGGSIRLWARPSEAAGEPSQRMVDVLAREKAAGLHELSGYTEFAARVAKVRRDLLRFLVDAADDGLTVVGYGAPGKGNTLLNHCGIRPDLLAYTVDRNPYKHGRFTPGTRIPILPPERIAADRPDYVLVLPWNLRDELTQQLSYVGEWGGKLVFPIPRLEIVEVNPT; from the coding sequence ATGACCACCTGCCGACTCTGTGGCTCGACCCGGCTGGCGAGTGTCGTCGATCTCGGTGCGACTCCGCCGTGCGAGCTGTTCCTGACCGAAGTGCAACTCGACGAGTCGGAAAATACCTTTCCGTTGCACCTGCGGGTGTGCACGGATTGCTGGCTCGCGCAGATCCCGCCGTTGATCACGCCGGAGGAAACATTCACTGAATACGCGTATTTCTCGTCGTATTCGGAATCCTGGGTGGACCACGCGGGCAGGTTCGTCGCGGGCGCGGTGGACCGGCTGGGCCTGGACGGCGGCTCGTTCGTCGTCGAGGTCGCCAGCAACGACGGGTATCTGCTCAAACACGTTGTGGCACAGGGCATCCGCTGCCTCGGGGTGGAGCCGTCGGTGAACGTCGGCCAGGCCGCCAGGGACGCGGGCGTGCCGACGCTGACCGCATTCCTCGGGCCGGAGACCGGCGCGGCGGTGCGGGCCGAGCACGGGCCGGCGAACCTGGTGGTGGCGAACAACGTCTACGCGCACATCCCGGACGTCATCGGCTTCACCAAGGGCCTGCGGGCGCTGGTCGCCGACGACGGCTGGGTGTCGATCGAGGTGCAGCACCTGCTGACGCTCATCGAGAAGACCCAGTACGACACGATCTACCACGAGCACTTCCAGTACTACACGGTGGCTTCGGCGCAGCGGGCGCTCGCCTCCGGCGGACTGTCCCTTGTGGACGTCGAGCTGCTGCCGACGCACGGCGGCTCGATCCGGCTGTGGGCCCGGCCGTCGGAGGCCGCGGGTGAGCCGAGCCAGCGCATGGTCGACGTGCTGGCCAGGGAGAAGGCCGCCGGTCTGCACGAGCTCTCCGGCTACACCGAGTTCGCCGCCCGGGTCGCCAAGGTGCGCCGCGACCTGCTGCGCTTCCTCGTCGACGCCGCCGACGACGGCCTGACCGTGGTCGGCTACGGCGCGCCGGGCAAGGGCAACACGCTGCTCAACCACTGCGGCATCCGGCCGGACCTGCTCGCCTACACGGTCGACCGCAACCCGTACAAGCACGGCCGGTTCACGCCGGGCACGCGAATCCCGATCCTGCCGCCGGAGCGCATCGCCGCGGACCGGCCCGACTACGTACTGGTCCTGCCGTGGAACCTGCGGGACGAACTGACCCAGCAGCTGTCCTACGTCGGGGAGTGGGGCGGCAAGCTCGTCTTCCCCATCCCCCGCCTGGAAATCGTCGAGGTGAACCCAACGTGA
- the ddaH gene encoding dimethylargininase → MTTRVPTTRRYLMCPPRFFAVDYAINPWMDPTQPVSAERAMTQWRELRDTYRRLGHTVEEIEPQPGLPDMVFAANSGTVIDGRVLGARFRAPQRAAEAEHFRRWFTEHGYREVVMPSYVNEAEGDFAWTGRMLLAGTGFRTDPAAHAEAQEVLGVPVLSLRLTDPRYYHLDTALFVLSEATDTTPAHIAYYPEAFSAGSRRVLARLFPDAVLATAADAECFGLNGVSDGRNVVLPLEATDLAERLVVRGYEPVLVDISELRKAGGGPKCCTLEIRK, encoded by the coding sequence CCGGCGGTACCTCATGTGCCCGCCCCGGTTCTTCGCCGTCGACTACGCGATCAACCCCTGGATGGACCCGACGCAACCGGTCAGCGCCGAGCGGGCGATGACGCAGTGGCGCGAGCTGCGGGACACGTATCGCCGTCTGGGGCACACGGTGGAGGAGATCGAGCCGCAGCCGGGGCTGCCGGACATGGTCTTCGCCGCCAACTCCGGGACCGTGATCGACGGCCGGGTGCTCGGCGCCCGCTTCCGCGCCCCGCAGCGCGCCGCCGAGGCCGAGCACTTCCGCCGCTGGTTCACCGAGCACGGCTACCGCGAGGTCGTCATGCCGTCCTACGTCAACGAGGCCGAGGGCGACTTCGCGTGGACCGGGCGGATGCTGCTCGCCGGCACCGGGTTCCGCACCGATCCCGCCGCGCACGCCGAAGCGCAGGAGGTGCTCGGCGTGCCGGTGCTGTCGCTGCGGCTGACCGACCCGCGCTACTACCACCTCGACACCGCGTTGTTCGTGCTCAGTGAGGCGACCGACACCACGCCGGCGCACATCGCCTACTACCCGGAGGCGTTCTCGGCAGGCTCGCGCCGCGTCCTGGCGCGCCTGTTCCCGGACGCCGTGCTCGCCACCGCGGCGGACGCGGAGTGCTTCGGCCTCAACGGCGTCTCCGACGGGCGCAACGTCGTGCTGCCGCTGGAGGCGACGGACCTCGCCGAGCGGCTCGTGGTGCGCGGCTACGAACCGGTGCTCGTCGACATCTCCGAATTGCGCAAGGCGGGCGGCGGCCCGAAGTGCTGCACGCTGGAGATCCGCAAGTAG